One Rosa chinensis cultivar Old Blush chromosome 5, RchiOBHm-V2, whole genome shotgun sequence genomic region harbors:
- the LOC112166685 gene encoding ankyrin repeat-containing protein At5g02620 isoform X2, which translates to MRSISDYYLTPPSQTSYYLKVSTCSCRSELASQAKLWRFNLEPMSTTQAHNSIPPGNALRAMRDPMTFAPYTPGNRQYYLDVCVPLNKYALKGNWEAVELILRKDPRLLTASITSGGDTVLHIAAGARQVQFVEELVEMMEVWIGTEKCSQALAKQGTNGNTAFSIAAAAGSIEIAQIMMKKNEHLPKIRGGEGMTPLYTAALSGQSLMADYLYSLTKDMLEEADRQLLFLTCIDNGLYDLARKMLESDRALAKVRNIKEETALHILARMPLEFTSQSPGMWSRLITSCWKFSYKRNLKQVNEGLQLVQCVWTEILRNDHVDMMRLIEQPTKLLFDATKLGNYEFLAVLISSYPDLIWQLDDKNRSIFHVAVLHRHASIFNLVHEIGSIKDFIVTFTDDDESNNILHMAAKLAPPNQLNLVSGAALQMQRELVWFEEVKKIVQPCSIEMKNKKGQTPRELFTSEHKGLLHQGEAWMKQTAKSCMIVAALIATVVFSAAFSVPGGTSDNTGQPNFLKETAFQFFAIADGVALISSFTSILMFLLILTSRYAEGDFLKSLPLKLMIGLTSLFISIASMMVAFSTTFYLDCHHGLEWVPNLIFVFVFAFVPVALFAFQPFLQFPLRTSLV; encoded by the exons ATGAGGTCCATCTCTGACTACTATTTAACTCCCCCTAGCCAGACATCTTACTATCTCAAAGTTTCTACATGCTCTTGCAGGAGTGAATTAGCTTCACAAGCAAAGCT GTGGAGGTTCAATTTGGAACCAATGTCTACCACACAAGCACACAATTCTATACCACCTGGAAATGCATTGAGGGCTATGAGAGATCCAATGACATTTGCACCTTACACGCCTGGCAATA GACAGTATTACCTTGATGTATGTGTGCCGCTCAATAAGTATGCACTAAAAGGCAATTGGGAAGCTGTTGAACTAATCTTGAGGAAGGACCCGAGGCTTTTGACTGCTAGCATAACAAGCGGAGGTGACACAGTCCTTCACATAGCAGCAGGAGCAAGACAAGTTCAGTTTGTGGAGGAGCTGGTTGAAATGATGGAAGTATGGATTGGAACGGAGAAATGTTCACAAGCCTTGGCAAAGCAAGGCACGAACGGAAACACTGCCTTCAGCATTGCCGCTGCAGCTGGAAGTATTGAAATTGCACAGATTATGATGAAGAAGAATGAGCATTTGCCAAAAATTCGAGGTGGTGAAGGAATGACACCACTCTATACGGCTGCCTTGTCGGGACAATCTCTAATGGCAGATTACTTGTACTCTCTAACCAAGGACATGTTGGAGGAAGCCGACCGGCAACTGTTGTTTTTAACTTGTATCGATAATGGATTGTATG ATCTAGCTAGGAAGATGCTAGAAAGTGACAGAGCATTAGCTAAGGTTCGTAATATAAAAGAGGAAACAGCTTTGCATATCTTGGCTAGAATGCCTTTAGAATTCACCAGCCAAAGTCCAGGAATGTGGAGTAGACTCATCACCTCAT GTTGGAAGTTCTCATACAAGAGAAACTTGAAACAAGTCAATGAAGGCCTTCAACTAGTCCAATGTGTCTGGACAGAAATCTTGAGAAATGATCATGTCGATATGATGAGATTAATTGAACAGCCTACAAAATTACTGTTCGACGCTACAAAATTAGGAAATTATGAGTTCCTAGCAGTGCTTATTAGCTCTTATCCTGATTTAATATGGCAACTTGATGACAAAAATCGGAGTATATTCCATGTTGCTGTTTTGCATCGTCATGCAAGTATCTTTAATTTAGTGCATGAGATAGGCTCCATCAAGGATTTCATAGTGACATTTACTGATGATGATGAGAGTAATAACATTTTACATATGGCTGCAAAATTAGCACCTCCAAATCAACTCAACCTTGTATCAGGCGCAGCTCTTCAAATGCAGCGAGAGTTGGTATGGTTTGAG GAAGTAAAAAAGATTGTACAACCTTGCTCTATAGAGATGAAAAACAAGAAAGGACAAACACCACGAGAATTGTTCACAAGTGAGCATAAAGGATTGTTGCACCAAGGAGAAGCATGGATGAAGCAAACTGCAAAGTCATGTATGATTGTTGCGGCTCTTATCGCAACTGTTGTGTTTTCAGCTGCATTTAGCGTACCTGGTGGTACATCTGATAATACAGGGCAGCCAAACTTTCTAAAAGAGACTGCCTTCCAATTCTTTGCCATAGCAGATGGAGTAGCACTCATATCCTCTTTCACTTCAATACTGATGTTCTTGCTCATCCTCACATCGCGTTATGCTGAAGGTGATTTCCTCAAATCATTACCGTTGAAGTTGATGATAGGACTCACATCACTTTTCATCTCTATAGCATCCATGATGGTAGCTTTTAGCACAACCTTCTATTTAGACTGTCACCATGGCTTAGAATGGGTCCCCAATCTTatatttgtatttgtatttgcATTTGTACCGGTTGCTTTGTTTGCTTTTCAGCCTTTTCTGCAGTTTCCTCTCAGGACCTCTCTCGTCTGA
- the LOC112166685 gene encoding ankyrin repeat-containing protein At5g02620 isoform X1 has protein sequence MRSISDYYLTPPSQTSYYLKVSTCSCRSELASQAKLWRFNLEPMSTTQAHNSIPPGNALRAMRDPMTFAPYTPGNRQYYLDVCVPLNKYALKGNWEAVELILRKDPRLLTASITSGGDTVLHIAAGARQVQFVEELVEMMEVWIGTEKCSQALAKQGTNGNTAFSIAAAAGSIEIAQIMMKKNEHLPKIRGGEGMTPLYTAALSGQSLMADYLYSLTKDMLEEADRQLLFLTCIDNGLYDLARKMLESDRALAKVRNIKEETALHILARMPLEFTSQSPGMWSRLITSFIPGWKFSYKRNLKQVNEGLQLVQCVWTEILRNDHVDMMRLIEQPTKLLFDATKLGNYEFLAVLISSYPDLIWQLDDKNRSIFHVAVLHRHASIFNLVHEIGSIKDFIVTFTDDDESNNILHMAAKLAPPNQLNLVSGAALQMQRELVWFEEVKKIVQPCSIEMKNKKGQTPRELFTSEHKGLLHQGEAWMKQTAKSCMIVAALIATVVFSAAFSVPGGTSDNTGQPNFLKETAFQFFAIADGVALISSFTSILMFLLILTSRYAEGDFLKSLPLKLMIGLTSLFISIASMMVAFSTTFYLDCHHGLEWVPNLIFVFVFAFVPVALFAFQPFLQFPLRTSLV, from the exons ATGAGGTCCATCTCTGACTACTATTTAACTCCCCCTAGCCAGACATCTTACTATCTCAAAGTTTCTACATGCTCTTGCAGGAGTGAATTAGCTTCACAAGCAAAGCT GTGGAGGTTCAATTTGGAACCAATGTCTACCACACAAGCACACAATTCTATACCACCTGGAAATGCATTGAGGGCTATGAGAGATCCAATGACATTTGCACCTTACACGCCTGGCAATA GACAGTATTACCTTGATGTATGTGTGCCGCTCAATAAGTATGCACTAAAAGGCAATTGGGAAGCTGTTGAACTAATCTTGAGGAAGGACCCGAGGCTTTTGACTGCTAGCATAACAAGCGGAGGTGACACAGTCCTTCACATAGCAGCAGGAGCAAGACAAGTTCAGTTTGTGGAGGAGCTGGTTGAAATGATGGAAGTATGGATTGGAACGGAGAAATGTTCACAAGCCTTGGCAAAGCAAGGCACGAACGGAAACACTGCCTTCAGCATTGCCGCTGCAGCTGGAAGTATTGAAATTGCACAGATTATGATGAAGAAGAATGAGCATTTGCCAAAAATTCGAGGTGGTGAAGGAATGACACCACTCTATACGGCTGCCTTGTCGGGACAATCTCTAATGGCAGATTACTTGTACTCTCTAACCAAGGACATGTTGGAGGAAGCCGACCGGCAACTGTTGTTTTTAACTTGTATCGATAATGGATTGTATG ATCTAGCTAGGAAGATGCTAGAAAGTGACAGAGCATTAGCTAAGGTTCGTAATATAAAAGAGGAAACAGCTTTGCATATCTTGGCTAGAATGCCTTTAGAATTCACCAGCCAAAGTCCAGGAATGTGGAGTAGACTCATCACCTCAT TTATCCCAGGTTGGAAGTTCTCATACAAGAGAAACTTGAAACAAGTCAATGAAGGCCTTCAACTAGTCCAATGTGTCTGGACAGAAATCTTGAGAAATGATCATGTCGATATGATGAGATTAATTGAACAGCCTACAAAATTACTGTTCGACGCTACAAAATTAGGAAATTATGAGTTCCTAGCAGTGCTTATTAGCTCTTATCCTGATTTAATATGGCAACTTGATGACAAAAATCGGAGTATATTCCATGTTGCTGTTTTGCATCGTCATGCAAGTATCTTTAATTTAGTGCATGAGATAGGCTCCATCAAGGATTTCATAGTGACATTTACTGATGATGATGAGAGTAATAACATTTTACATATGGCTGCAAAATTAGCACCTCCAAATCAACTCAACCTTGTATCAGGCGCAGCTCTTCAAATGCAGCGAGAGTTGGTATGGTTTGAG GAAGTAAAAAAGATTGTACAACCTTGCTCTATAGAGATGAAAAACAAGAAAGGACAAACACCACGAGAATTGTTCACAAGTGAGCATAAAGGATTGTTGCACCAAGGAGAAGCATGGATGAAGCAAACTGCAAAGTCATGTATGATTGTTGCGGCTCTTATCGCAACTGTTGTGTTTTCAGCTGCATTTAGCGTACCTGGTGGTACATCTGATAATACAGGGCAGCCAAACTTTCTAAAAGAGACTGCCTTCCAATTCTTTGCCATAGCAGATGGAGTAGCACTCATATCCTCTTTCACTTCAATACTGATGTTCTTGCTCATCCTCACATCGCGTTATGCTGAAGGTGATTTCCTCAAATCATTACCGTTGAAGTTGATGATAGGACTCACATCACTTTTCATCTCTATAGCATCCATGATGGTAGCTTTTAGCACAACCTTCTATTTAGACTGTCACCATGGCTTAGAATGGGTCCCCAATCTTatatttgtatttgtatttgcATTTGTACCGGTTGCTTTGTTTGCTTTTCAGCCTTTTCTGCAGTTTCCTCTCAGGACCTCTCTCGTCTGA
- the LOC112167264 gene encoding mannose-1-phosphate guanyltransferase alpha, producing MRFFSSAWVLLGCSIFPQIAGKKLRIPNLAHIFLIGFYEEREFALYVSSISNELRVPVRYLKEDKPHGSTGGMYYFRDMIMEDGPSHIFLLNCDVCCSFPLPDMLEAHIKYGGMGTMLVIKVSAESANEFGELVADLVTKELLHYTEKPETFVCAWCS from the exons ATGcgtttcttttcttctgcttGGGTTTTGTTGGGCTGTTCGATTTTTCCTCAAATTGCAGGCAAAAAGTTAAGG ATACCCAATTTGGCTCACATTTTTCTAATTGGGTTTTATGAGGAGCGTGAGTTTGCACTCTATGTTTCTTCGATTTCCAATGAGCTTAGAGTGCCGGTGAGGTACTTGAAAGAGGATAAACCACATGGCTCAACTGGTGGTATGTATTACTTCAGAGATATGATCATGGAAGACGGCCCG TCGCATATCTTTTTGCTGAATTGTGATGTATGCTGCAGTTTTCCGCTTCCAGATATGCTtg AGGCTCATATAAAATACGGTGGAATGGGTACAATGCTAGTAATCAAG GTTTCTGCGGAATCTGCCAACGAGTTTGGTGAGTTGGTTGCTGATCTAGTCACCAAAGAACTGTTGCATTACACTGAGAAACCAGAGACTTTTGTATGTGCATGGTGCAGTTAG